The sequence TCCTGCATATTATCAAATGAGTTTCAGCAGATTACATGAAATAGCTTGTTTTCAGATTTTGCATAGAAGATAATCCAATACCGGAAAGAGAGTATCAGATACTAGGTTACTAAacaactaaatatatattaaacatgCCAAACTTAATCCCCTTTTTTGATAAGGGTAGTGTTCGAGCCAGCTTCATGCACCTGATTAGTTCACTGGTTACCTGCTACCACAAGAAAAGTTCTGGGGTAACTCCATACACCAAAGACTTTGAAAAATGGGAAGAAATTAACTAACTTTTTTGTGTCTTTGTAGGAACTTGAACCCTGGTCATGCGCGCTAGGTTTTATCCTTGATAGCCTTACCCATATATGTATGTTTATTCTCTTAACATGCATAAGTTTCATGTGATAATGCTATTAAAGGATGGTGTGCCCTCCTTTCTAAACTGACAAACTTGATCTTGGATTTCTCAGTCTAAAAGGAGGATGCATCATCCTTTAAGAGCATTACCCCATGTGAAGTTTATAAATATTAAGTGAATTAGAAACACGGATAAAGCAATTTCAAATCATATATTAAACTGTGAAAGTTAAAATCAACCACTACAATTATGAGAAAGTAGAAAAGGTGGTTTTCAGCGACAAGATATAAAATGTCAAATGGCAATTACATACAACAATTTAGGATCACAATTCACAACCTAAAAATAATTCTCATAAAGATAAATCAAGATTCTCCGCATCATACCTCAAAATCAGCCATAAAAATGCTGAGCTTTTCCATCTCTTCAGGTGACCATGGCTTTCTCCACCATTCTTCGGCATCTTCACCATCTGTCATTTCTCTTGAAAGCTCAACCTTCCTCTCGTCTATTATCCTCTTCATTGCCAAGTTACCTGCTTTGTTAGTTAGAGCAGCCAAGTCTGCTCCGACAAATCCTGGGGTTGAGCTAGCTATCTTCGTGAGATCAAATGCACCTTCAACTCTTAGGTTACGTGTAAGCACAGACAAAATTTGCACCCTTGCATTTTCATCTGGAATACCCAAGGCGATTTCACGGTCAAATCGTCCAGGCCTCCTCAATGCTGGGTCAATAGCATCAGGTCTATTTGTCGCCCCAATTACTAGGACATAACCAGGTCCACCATTAGATCCATCTGATTTTGcttcattatttcttttatcAGTGGGTAGAGCAGTTCCCTTTGCATCATCAGGTTTTACAAGTCTATGTGACTCATCCATGCACGTCATTAGCTGTGTTACAATGCGCCGCTCCATTTCTCTCTGTAAATTTTCTCTTTTGGCAGCAATTGCATCAAtctcatcaataaacacaatagAAGGTGCTGTCCGGTATGCTTTTGAGAACAGTTCCCTTATGTTCTCTTCTGATGCACCTGAAATGGAGAACTGCCCAATTAAAATGCCTTTAATTGAAAACAATAAGAAAACGACACCCACTCATTAAAACACTCAAGACTGTCATAATACTGACTGATGCACCATAGTTGCTGCTAAAATAGCAGGGTTACGGATTTCCAAGAATATTCTCCCATATTCATTTTCTAAGGGGGAACACACCTCAACTATTATAAGTAACTCTATGGTACAAAATGCCTGCTAACAGAAAATTAGTAATGCGAAACGAAAACAAACATCAAACAGTTAGCTTCACCAGCAATTCCAAAAACCAATTATGTGATAAATTAAGATTGCAAAGATAGAATCatgacaaaaaatcaaaaagatcAAAGAACTAGTTTCACCTGAAACTCCAGAGACCAACTCAGTAGCAGATAGTTTGTAGAATGGAACTCGAGTCTCATTGGCAATAGCATGAGCTAGTTTTGTTTTACCACAGCCTGGTGGCCCGTGTAAGAGTATCCCTGACATAGGCCTAACTCCAAGATGCTTAGTCAGCTGAGGATGGTACAATGGAACAATCACCTCCATTTTCAGTTCCTCCAACACTGCATCCATTCCTCCTAAATCCTTGAACTTTGGGCCATCAACATTCCCTTCACTATCCCCAAACCTTTCCCCCtctcctcctcctcttcctccTCCTAAATCCTTAGTGGCTATGTTTCTTCGTTGTCCTCCTTTAGACATAACAAGTTTCTTccttttttcatcattattgTCATGAATCACCTCGTATTCAATCTTTTTCGACTTTGGAGTACTATTAACCTGTTGATTGTACGTATGTCGAAGCATAGACTTCATTAAATCAGGCTTCTCTTCCAATTTCTCTCCATAAATAGCATCGGAAGACGAAGAAGAATAAGAATCATCACTATCCGAAGTACTTGCGAGAGTCGTCGACGAAGAACCATCCCCTTCCTGCTTCTTTCTTTGACTACTCATTATATGCTTCTTCTCAAGGAGCTGCAATCGCTGCTCGCTGCCGTCTCTTTTTGGCTTCTTCTTCGGAGGCGTTACTTCTTCAGTTGAGTTAGGGTTTGAGCTCTGGAGCTGCAGAACATCTTGGACCCGTTTGGTAAACGGCTGTAACTTTTCGCGGGAATACTTGTGATAAGATGAACGGAGGTGGTCGACGAGATCTTCAACGGAGAGGTAATTGTTCTTACAGGACTCAATATGGGTGCGAAGCTCTCGATCGAACGACGACGAAAGTGACCGGCGTCCACCGCTGCCGCTGCCGCCGCCGCGTCCTCCCCTTCCCATCTCTTCTCTGCCGGCGGCCGACGCTTAAGGTTTAACAATTTTCTGTTCTACTTAGCACTTCGACCAGAATTTATCACTGTTTTTTcgaaaaattaatttactttatttgaatAAGAGAATACggtcataaaaaatttaaacacaaagttataatttgaaattttaatactcaaaattttatttccaCTTTTgctaattattgttttttaaaattctacCCTAAAATATAcgtttatataaaaataactataatttaaattatatttcatatttttaggaAAAGTCCATTcaatatatcaaatattatttataaaaattataaggagatataactttaactttaaaaatttcaaatataaaatagttATGTTAGCAAATAATAGTTTGTTTTGGGATTTAATCTTATAAGAGAAAGAAAATGTTTCCTAGACTACCAAAAAATCAGTTGAAGCTTGTGTTTGAAATTATGTGACATTATTACTtttctaaaacaaaatttaatagtATTTAATGTAGTGAAAATGTATAATTGTACACAAGTTAAACAAGACATGAATCATTATGATATTAACATATAAGTGAATATTGTCGTAGCTTGTTGAGTGTTACataattatttgtgaaaataTTAAACGAGTGATCAAATATTATAATCTATGAGCATAAAAATATAGTTGGGGATGATTGACCAACAAATTACTCAGAGTAACAATGTTGGTTCGTCTTCTCGGTCATATAATCGATAAATGCAAGTTCAACATGAGGAAATTATCCATACTATGTAAGAGAATTATATTAAAGACTAATACACTacaatttatattcattttttaaaaactaaagtTTGCTCAATTAAAGTTGAATGATTACTTAAGTGGAAAACAAATAACTTGATAAGATTAAATTAACAATTGGgactattttaatagttttgcAACTTATGAGATTGTTATGTTTATGAgtaaatatacaatataaaaatttcatatcacatgtctaaataaaactttattttcatatcatgatttcatatggCATGGCCAAACAGGCTCTTGCTTCTACTTGTTCACCTTTTCAACAACAagtcaacaacaacatactagTGAAACGGGATTTACAAAGACAGAGTCTATGCATGAAGTAGAAATACTCTTTTTGAAAGACCCTCAACTCAAGTGCATCAAATCAAAGTAAACGAAGatgaaaacaataaagaaaaccatatcaataagtaaataaaagtaTTGTAAAACCTACACGAAATAAACAAAAGCAACAATTAACTAATATGATAATCGaaacataaaaacaaagaaTTACAAGGGGATGACTAGTACTACAACATGCACTAGAAGGCCTAAACTTTCACAAAGCAAGACAATACTCATTCCCCTACTAACCTTTTGTCTTATTACGTGACCTCTGATCTTTCTCATGCAGAATCATGTTATCGATAATATGAAATTGTGTCATGTCATGTCTGATTCTCTCTTCTCAATACTTTTTCGATTATAATTTTAGtaattacttttaaatatttcaattaatagAATTAGTGTGCTAAAATAatcatatcaattatttttaaaaataaatatatcaatttaaaatataacacGTAAAATTAAAGGGggaaataactttttattttcatcctcaaatgtcTAATTAAAGTAACCAATTTTATCCTTtcaccaaatatttttttttttttacaaatgtaaattatgatataCTAGTAAAATTCTTTTATTCATAATCAGATATTTCAGATTTGAGTTTTTACTATAAAATTTTTTACTAGGAACAAAGTTTTgcaataaataattcaaaattactcaaaattttaatataaatatcgatcacaatttttttttttcaaatcaaactttattttttgtttaagtgGTAGAACCTACCCTCAATTTCAGCGTTTGAAATCGAGTCCTGGCGCCATTTCAACTCCTCCTTCCCATCACAAATCGAACAAAATCAGTATCCCAAAACCCTAACCATTTGAACCAAAATTGCGAAACTGGAATGAAAAGTTTCTTCAGAAGCTTCTGAATAAACATAGGAAAAGAACCCAAAACCCTAGGCTGAACGAGTCTTCTTCTCTTGAAGAAACAATCATGGAGAATAAGAAAGTGGTGGTATGTCCGGAGAATGAAGAGTTAGCAGCGTATATGTGGAATAAAAAGCAAGAAATGGCTCAAAGCCCGAATGGGATTTCGGAGAACATCTCGATGACTCTCCAAAAAGCATATACCAATCTTTGCAAGTCCAAGACCCCGATTAAGACTCTAAAAGAGTTTTCTAAGATCAAGTGAGTAAAATCGTAAAACCCCATTTGAGCCACTAAAACAGTTAATATTGGAATTGTTATTTATTGTTTGACTCGCTATTAATTATAGGGGGGTTGGAAAATGGTTGTTGAGGTTAATGAAAGGGTTTTTTGAAGCGGATGATGGCGATGCTTCGTCCTCTGAGGAGAGTGATGACTCCACTGGGAAAGGTAAATCTTGAAGTTATTTTTTGTACTCTGCTTATTATCATGTATGATCATTACACTACTTAGAGGAAAAAAGGTGGAGTCTTTGTAGTGATGGGAGTGTATAAAGGAGGATCCTTTATAATGCTATTGGAGTGTATTCTTGAAAAAATTAGCTTATGctcttttttgtctttttcaaATGCATTTGGGTGTTAAAGTTTAATCGATTTATTGATTCATGTGAGTTTTCTCAATAAACTGATTGACAATGGATTCTGCCGTATGAACTCGATAATTTTAGTTAAAGTCCAAATTAGCTTACATTTGTATGCGTGTAATTTGACCCATTGTATATTGGACCTACTGATGGACTGTTCTTGTGGTTTTCAGAAATAAAACATCAACAATTGTGTAGGTCAGAATAATGCaagacttttctttttttttggtcgAACAAACTGTTATATTGATATCATCAAATGTTTCATCCAGTTCTACATATTTGTGACAAATACACCATAAAATAACACTTAACAATGCAAGAATTTGTGTATGTGGGATTGAGTTCTCTTAgttaattactttatttatctgtttttttttgtattttgatggAGGATATGATTTTGGATCAATTGGAAGTTACTCAATTCCTTTCCGTATCTCTAGGGAAGAAAAATAAGGGAACAAAGCGTTACATGCCGCAGAAGAATTCTGTGGCATATGCCTTATTGATCACGCTGTACAGGTGAATAACTTAATCTAATGCATTCGGCATTGCTTTGTTTTAATAAATTGCCTTTTCAGCAATGAAAATTCATGATTCTAGGAGTACAACAAACGGTGAAAAATTTATGCATAAGCAGGAGCTTATTGATGCTACTGAAGCAAGTGGCCTTTCTCGTGCACCTGTTGGGTACGCCTGTTGCTGCTGAACTTAATTTCTTCCTATTTAGTTCAGCATATAATTTAGTATGTACTAAGTGAATTTTATGCTCTTTCTCCATGCTATATGCAATGCATTAGACCCGAGAAAGGGAAAGGAAAACCCGGACAATTTAGCTCACCAAGGGACTGGTACAGCGGATGGAGCTGCATGGCGAAATTAGTAAGCAAAGCACTTGTTGCTAAGTCAAGCTGCCCTGCAAAGTATGCTTACCATGTCTTGATTATGCTCTTTTCTGGAACTCTGGTTGACTGCTTTTCTTAGATTTCATATATAATTGCCATTTCATTTCCTGCAAGGTAGTTTATGTGCATGTTAGGAAATTGCAGCTTGCTTTAAGATCTGAAAG comes from Solanum pennellii chromosome 1, SPENNV200 and encodes:
- the LOC107008088 gene encoding cell division control protein 48 homolog C isoform X1; its protein translation is MGRGGRGGGSGSGGRRSLSSSFDRELRTHIESCKNNYLSVEDLVDHLRSSYHKYSREKLQPFTKRVQDVLQLQSSNPNSTEEVTPPKKKPKRDGSEQRLQLLEKKHIMSSQRKKQEGDGSSSTTLASTSDSDDSYSSSSSDAIYGEKLEEKPDLMKSMLRHTYNQQVNSTPKSKKIEYEVIHDNNDEKRKKLVMSKGGQRRNIATKDLGGGRGGGEGERFGDSEGNVDGPKFKDLGGMDAVLEELKMEVIVPLYHPQLTKHLGVRPMSGILLHGPPGCGKTKLAHAIANETRVPFYKLSATELVSGVSGASEENIRELFSKAYRTAPSIVFIDEIDAIAAKRENLQREMERRIVTQLMTCMDESHRLVKPDDAKGTALPTDKRNNEAKSDGSNGGPGYVLVIGATNRPDAIDPALRRPGRFDREIALGIPDENARVQILSVLTRNLRVEGAFDLTKIASSTPGFVGADLAALTNKAGNLAMKRIIDERKVELSREMTDGEDAEEWWRKPWSPEEMEKLSIFMADFEEAAKLIQPSSRREGFSAIPNVKWEDVGGLDSLRHDFDRYIVRRIKNPKDYMGFGVDLETGFLLYGPPGCGKTLIAKAVANEAGANFIHIKGPEILNKYVGESELTIRTLFTRARTCAPCILFFDEMDALTTKRGKEGGWVVERLLNQLLIELDGADQRKGVYVIGATNRPEVMDQAILRPGRLGRLLYVPLPSPDERVLILKALARKKPVDSSVDLLTIGRDDACKNFSGADLAALMNEAAMVALEDKLTAMATSCDDTSSVIKESHFKCALEKVSPSVSNEQIKYYQELSKHFRAA
- the LOC107008088 gene encoding cell division control protein 48 homolog C isoform X2, which translates into the protein MGRGGRGGGSGSGGRRSLSSSFDRELRTHIESCKNNYLSVEDLVDHLRSSYHKYSREKLQPFTKRVQDVLQLQSSNPNSTEEVTPPKKKPKRDGSEQRLQLLEKKHIMSSQRKKQEGDGSSSTTLASTSDSDDSYSSSSSDAIYGEKLEEKPDLMKSMLRHTYNQQVNSTPKSKKIEYEVIHDNNDEKRKKLVMSKGGQRRNIATKDLGGGRGGGEGERFGDSEGNVDGPKFKDLGGMDAVLEELKMEVIVPLYHPQLTKHLGVRPMSGILLHGPPGCGKTKLAHAIANETRVPFYKLSATELVSGVSGASEENIRELFSKAYRTAPSIVFIDEIDAIAAKRENLQREMERRIVTQLMTCMDESHRLVKPDDAKGTALPTDKRNNEAKSDGSNGGPGYVLVIGATNRPDAIDPALRRPGRFDREIALGIPDENARVQILSVLTRNLRVEGAFDLTKIASSTPGFVGADLAALTNKAGNLAMKRIIDERKVELSREMTDGEDAEEWWRKPWSPEEMEKLSIFMADFEEAAKLIQPSSRREGFSAIPNVKWEDVGGLDSLRHDFDRYIVRRIKNPKDYMGFGVDLETGFLLYGPPGCGKTLIAKAVANEAGANFIHIKGPEILNKYVGESELTIRTLFTRARTCAPCILFFDEMDALTTKRGKEGGWVVERLLNQT